The following DNA comes from Thermomicrobiales bacterium.
ATGGTCGTGTATCCGGCCGGGCGTATGCAATACGCCCCTGGACTTTGGCGTTTTCCGTGGGGCGCTGAAGCGGTGCAGCGCCGTGATCAGCCTGGCAGGTGTGCGCGGTGAGCATTCGTGCTAGCCGCGTCGCGCTCCGAGGACGGCGGCCAGATGGAGATCGATCCAGTCCGCCATTTCCCACCAGTTTGGCGTGAATCGGGTCCACGCTGGCTGAAAATCGGCCAGGTCCCAGAGTTCGGCGCGCAGCACCTGCCAGAGTGAGCCGAGCGACCAGCGCCGACTCCCACGCCACCAGCCGCCGCGCGCTGCCGTCGGTGCCGGTCCCAGCCCCCAGCGACGGTAGCCGGTCAAGAGCACCAACCCGAGCACCCACCATTGCCATTGCACCGCCAGAATGGCCGCCGACGGACTCCAGCACTGCACCTCACCAACGCCGAAGCCGGTCTTGGCATCGCGATGGGTCACTTCCAGTTCCCAGCGTTGCCAGGCCAGCGCCAGCAGGGTGATCGGTGCGTCCGGGAGTCTCCAGCGCCCGGTCGGGGTTGGGACGGCTGAGACGAGCCAGAACGTCGGGTCGCGGCGCACACTCCGGCGGCGGGCGACGCCGCGCACGACCAGCAGGAAGACCGGCTGGGTGGCCGCGCCACGCAGCAGATAGGGTCCACACACCCGATAGGTCAGGTCGCGCTCGTGCCCACGCACCGTCAGACGCACCTGCTGCCAGTGGCCAGGTCGATGCAGCCAGGCTTGCGGTGTTGGCGCACGCTGGCCATAGCGCCGCGGACGGCCACGGCCGGTGTGCGGAGCGGGCAGGCGAAAGAGCGCCCGATTCTTGGCGCAGCGGGTGAGGAGGGTGGTGTCGTGCGGCAGTTGTGTCCACAGGGCGGCTGGTCCATACGCGCTGTCGGCCACCGCCAGGATGCGTTGGGTCATCCGCCCCGCCGCATCCAGCGCCGTGCGCAGCCAGATCACTGCGTCCCGGCCGGCTTCCCATTCGCGCCGGGGAGCGGTGATTGGTGCGTGTCGCGCGGTGGCCGCTTTGGCCGGGAAGGCCGGCTCCACGCGCAGCGGGATCGCCCGGCTGTAGCCATGGATCGCGCTTGGGACCAGCCAGGCCAGGTGGACAAAGCGTTGGGCGCGATGGATGCCGACACGCCACGGTGGTGTGCGCGGCGCTTTGAGCCAGCTTGAGCCCGGCATCCGCTGGCTGCTGCGTGGGATCTGGACGCCATCAAGGCCGACCTGATAGGGAGTAGTTGCGGGCACATCCTCAAGGGTCTGGGCCAGGAAGCAGGTCGTCAGTTGGTCGTCATTGAGGCGTGGCACGCTGAAGAGGCGATAGAACCCACTCCAGTCGACGCCACCCAGCCCCAGGCTGATCAGCAATTGCGTGATGGTGTGGCGGCTGAAGGCCGTCAGGTGACCGAGGGTCAGTGCGACGCAGCGTTGGTAGGGCCGCTCCTGGCGGAAGGCTGGCCGATGGGCACTCAGCAGCAGCAACAAGATCGGCAGTAGGCAGACGTCGGTGGACGGTCCGGTCGCCGTGGACGTGGTAGGCTGCGTCATGGGGACCTCCTGCGATGGTGACGGTGCGTTACTCCCTTCACCGTACGCGTGGCGGTCCCTTTCCGCTAGCCCCCCTCCAAAAACGCCAAAGTCCAGGGCCGGTGTCAGATGACACCGGCCCGTTTGCTCGTCAACGATTAGCTGTGGGCGAGGCTGCCGTCGCTGGGGTGCTGCTCCAGCGAGCTGGCTGCGTTCGGGTTAGCGCCCGGTTCGACGCCGATGCCGAGCACATCGACCAGCTCTCCGCCGAGCCA
Coding sequences within:
- a CDS encoding transposase; the protein is MTQPTTSTATGPSTDVCLLPILLLLLSAHRPAFRQERPYQRCVALTLGHLTAFSRHTITQLLISLGLGGVDWSGFYRLFSVPRLNDDQLTTCFLAQTLEDVPATTPYQVGLDGVQIPRSSQRMPGSSWLKAPRTPPWRVGIHRAQRFVHLAWLVPSAIHGYSRAIPLRVEPAFPAKAATARHAPITAPRREWEAGRDAVIWLRTALDAAGRMTQRILAVADSAYGPAALWTQLPHDTTLLTRCAKNRALFRLPAPHTGRGRPRRYGQRAPTPQAWLHRPGHWQQVRLTVRGHERDLTYRVCGPYLLRGAATQPVFLLVVRGVARRRSVRRDPTFWLVSAVPTPTGRWRLPDAPITLLALAWQRWELEVTHRDAKTGFGVGEVQCWSPSAAILAVQWQWWVLGLVLLTGYRRWGLGPAPTAARGGWWRGSRRWSLGSLWQVLRAELWDLADFQPAWTRFTPNWWEMADWIDLHLAAVLGARRG